From Helicoverpa zea isolate HzStark_Cry1AcR chromosome 12, ilHelZeax1.1, whole genome shotgun sequence:
GACAAACGACGGCAGGCATCATAGTCCGTGAAACAGTGAAAATAATAtgggataaattaaaaaacatctgtaTGCCAGAACCAACCGAGGAATCACATCTAAAAACTGCTGAAGGATTTATGAAATACGCAAATTTTCCCAATCTACTTGGGGCTATCGATGGGAAACATATCAGAGTTATAAAACCTCAACATAGTGGATCagagtattttaattataaaaaatatttttccatcgtATTGCTTGCAATATGTGACGCAAATTACAGATTTATCGATATAGATGTCGGATGCTATGGAAAGGCTGCAGACTCAACAATAAATGAATGTAGTGAATGGACCAAAAAGATAAGGCAAGGAAATTATAATATACCAAATGCGAGACCAATATCTAATAATGGAGTGCCAATACCATTTACGTTTGTTGGAGATGAAGGCTTTGCATTATCTCAACATTTACAGAGACCTTACGCTGGAAAAATCTTGCCACGAGAGAAAAGAATATATAATTACCGCTTGACACGTGCCAGACGATACATTGAATGTACATTTGGTATATTAAGCAAcaaatttaaaatctttaatcggccactgaacgtTAGCGTGGACTTCAGTGTGGCTATTGTGAAAGCCTGTTGTGTACTGCATAATTTCATACGTGAACGTGACGgttataattttcataattcttTGAGTATAGTTGGTTTAGAAGATCCTCCTGAAGATGCAAGTTTGATTTCGATTGGTGCAAGACGGTCACAGGGACAATTAAGCGGAACTATGATACGAAATATGTACgctgattattttattagtgatgAAGGTGCAGTACCATGGCAAGATTCTAAAATTTAGGGTACCTACCAGTAGCGTAgggtgaaaaaaaagaaaagtaaagccagcacaaaaaaaagtttaccGCGTCAATAAACAAGACGTcattaaattacttacataaaagttCTCATCAAGACGAATCAAACGAGCCCAAACTTGATGgaattactttgttttattacgAAGATCCTATAGCCGACTTCCAGCTCCATCGTCAGACCCTGGAAACTGTCTGAAGACAAAGTACTCATCAAGACAAAtgaaacgagcccaaactcgacgGAATTACGTTGCTTTATTACAGAGATCCCATGGCCACCCTCCAGCTCCATCATGAGACCTTGGAAACTGTCTGAATACAAAATACTCATCAAGACAAATGAAACGAGTCCAAACTCGATGGAAGTACATCGCTTTATTActgagttcctatggccaccttccacctctatcatcagatcagttctaCGTCATACATCATCATAATATTCCACTGTCATGCGATTTACACAtttatgcaaaatttcagctTAATTGGAAACCGACAAGTGGGTCAAATTTAACTTACAACATTATATTGCAACGGACAAATGAAAcgaaataatattcttataataAAGATTGTAAGCTATCACAGATCGGCTTTACCCGGCTCATATTATCGACAGTGTTTGCATGTGGTAGTAATGTGTATGTATGCGTGAATCGCATACATTTCAAACATTTGAATTCCCATAAATATGAGCGAGTAAAATCGGCACGCGTAAAATAATATACGTGTGCGTTTGCGCGATTCAAATACATTGCGTATTTTGTATTCAGcttattgaagaatattttGTGAAAGCGTGTAATGCAAGGTGACCGTTTGTGGCAGGTTCCTGCCATTTTGACAGattaattaaggacaaaaaaagCCTGGCAtagattaataatttatataattaatttacttatactctcattaaattaattaaataaattctgcCAACTGCCTggttttttttgtcattaattAATCTGTACAAAATGGCAGGAACCTGCCACAAATGGTCACCCTGGTGTaatgtaattatattgtttgcGATAATTACGTAGATTAGTCGAATAGATTTTTGTAAGACTAGGGCTCAGTGAAGctattgttgtaaatataaaaaaaatacatatacctattagAATCTGccaagggaagccgatgggaatcgtgTTGTATGGAGGCTACGCCactggtacctacctaattacatgTTCTACTGTTTTACTGTTCTATGTACCGTCGCactataaactataataaattatttttaaataaatataagaaatcTTACCTGCCAGGTTTTTTTCCTTACtggttttttcattaaaattgttataaaaaatttGGCACAATTCATCCCAAGCATTTCTTTTTAACACTTTGTTTGAATATTCGGGCAGTAGTGAATTCCATGTAGCTGGACGattgtttatttctgttatAAAGCGGTCGGTGTCGAAGGGTTCCATTTTAAACGAGATACACGCGCAGCACACAATAAACCATTATTGCAACTGAGGCGCGGGCGCAGTGGTGGACCCCCACCCCCTCTGCCCTACTCCGCTCCTTTGTACGCGCGTTTGTACCGCTTCAAATGCGCGTATACGCGCTTCATGCGCGCGTTTCTATTATCAATGCAAACGCAACAATTAGCGTTTACAGCGCCGAAGAAGCGCGTTCCTGAAACGCGCGTTATCAGCGCATTTAAAAAACGCCGTGTGCTATGGGCCTTACACTTTCAATATGATGACTAACAGTAAAACCCAGTGTTCACTAACCATCGATACATATGTTAATGTATTTCGACCTTCCATTGTTTCGTGCCCAGCATTGTAACGAGCTGTTATTGGTCATTTCTGCGATTTTCGAACGGTAAGGGAAGCTATTGTCATTCAGACAGGGAAATAAATGACGAGCGTCATATTTATGATGAAttgatgaatatttaaattgacGTGCTAAAGGAAATGgagtatgtaggtaagtaacaCACGGTAAAGGGGAGATGATACTTTAACACGAAAAGAAAGGTTCTGAATAGGTACTGCACTAACTTCAATGACAACATACAACGATaagtatgaattttcacgttcatttttaaaaatacctaaacagttgtttaaagaCAAAATAGACGTTTATATTGCCGGTGAACTTAAGCATtagtgttttaattattttcttcgaTAAATCAATAAAGATGGGTACATTTTGACATGACATGAAAGGTTCTGAAACCATAAAGACCAAATAAAGATAGCATCTTCAGATTTACCAGGGCTTCAAGTTTCCATCGCAGATGTAACATATGTATTTGTCGCGTAAAAACATGCATGTTGCCTGTAATAGACTGACCCATCAGGTCAATCAATAGAGGAAAAAAAGTTTCCATTACTGCAGTTGACTATAATAGAAAGCAAAACGTCAGAAGTGCATAGGCACTCGCACACAAGTAGCGCACGCGTAACATTGGCCGGTCAGTTCAAGGCCAATGTCAATGCATTCACTTCTATACGATCGCAGTGTTGTTTTCATGCTTTAGATTAGGTATTTCTATTAACTATGTTTTCTAGCGATGTTTtattgctttaaaaataattttacaattcattttatgacttcaaaaaaagattaacttttatttatattgttagaCTATTACGTTACATAGTTTGTTACCTTTTTGATATGCTTGAACCAGCACTTTGCCTCGTGAGAACTCCTCGTACTTGAATAAAAAGTTGACCAAAGCTCGACAAATGGGCCTAGGAACCTAGCCCTGAAAAAATTTATTTTCTCATCGTactagtagtttctgagattcaagcaaacaaacagacaaactcttcagctttagaaTATCAATGTAGGTAACCCATAATCATTAAGCTCGACATAATACCCATAACCTACTGAACGTCAAGGCAGTCACTTTTTTCACAAAACATTATCATATAAGAGAACATCTGTTGTGACAGCTGTCTATCTCATCTCATCATTAGGAACGTCCCCTAAAGGCGGTGTTAGTGTCTCGGCTGACTAGTCTATCAATCATGCTGTATTTTACCTTCAAGAGTCACGAAACTCCTCAGGCAAATTGAACAATACAAAGGGTTGGTTGCACCATATCACTATAACAATAACTGTGCTATAATCAGccgtcaaatcgccgatttaaCCAATTGGTGGTAATTTCACTGCGAACTATGGTTTGGCTGTCGTTAATTTATACTTAGTTAAATAGTACAACCCACCCTAAGTGCAATATGAATAGTTCTGTTTTGTAGAATAATAGCTTTTGTAATCCGTCATGttctcccgagtcttttcccaataatgatggggtcggctttcagtctaaccagatgcagctgagtaccagtgttttacatggaacgactgcctatctggatTCCTCAATCTAATGATCGTTTTAACAACAAAAAGCGTTTGAAGTTCttgatttataataaacagCTGTTCTCCTTAATCGGAAGGTTAACTTACTGGAGATAATCGGCCCAAGATGTTTgtcaatataatgtaatgtcCCTTCATAAATACATTGTTTATCTTAATatgcaataggcatgatgacagtaatcaaaaatcattaaaataatatatttattaaattaaacttgaagcttggaatataaaacgcgcattgttttctttattaataatgtgattaatatgtatttttataaaataaaattacgaaataaggcaatccgccatgatatcttgaacaccaatcagagctcgtgacgtcatttctcaaaacaactcgcgcgaaagcgcgcgaacgtcacatttcgttattgtgaacttccactgcgatctttgtttttaattaattaattgtgtataacacgagttatggagcccggatttatcaaggcaaacagcgctaatttgcctagaattgatatcataatgctgggagagtttttggcatcaaataaagatttttgttcagctgaatttagaaatgttaaaacttccatgtaagtatactagtttaataaaaaaaaacttccatgtaagtgtattagtttaattaaaaaaacttctatgttagaatctagagaactatgtaataacttacatcaaagtgatcttcacaaaaataaagttgtaccctgggcaatattgcttttgaatctcgccttgcaagtttaagccacttgtttcgtatttttttattgtgaggaacgtacacaaataacttaccaggagttgttttggatgtgttcttacactgggggaccccacaacacctatgcactttcgaattcatatttaataacacaaaaaacttaattattgcacgagcgttgtttacttgcgtcttgtaatttcagtcgtgacgtcacaagtgacgacatgacactgacaagcgttttcgcgccggattcaaagtggatagagaaaaatgcaattatttgataaaaaaacttcgcattttcttaaaattaataatttttcatataaaatagacgtatacctacatcatacaaaggaatttaaaaatttgtcatcatgcctattacgaGCGCTAATTACTTCATAAATGCAGTAGAAATCAATCAACAGAGGAACAAGGTTAAGGATACCCTTACGAACCGATAACCTATTGGTTAGACCTTATTATGACACGCATTACGGCTCCTGATTGAAAACGTTACGTCATAATGTGAAGGAGATCGTTTTATCTTAGAACACTTAACCAACTGGACATGGCAGGTCCTCATAagtagcacaaaaataattaaaaagaaaggtTATTAGTGATAGCTGACTCATGTATTTGCAATCACAGCGTTCAATAATTTTGCACGGCACAATTTGTATTGGGACTCCACAACCTAACTAACACCATATGTGTTCATCTGTTGCCTACATTATTGccaaataaataagttctgtTTCTACAACAAGAGCTTAAACTTGATGCACATAAAAATATGGAGGTTATGGTACAGTGACTATCTGGCGCCTCGGAAAAGAAAATTCATGTCAATGCAATGGTGTCTCCTGTTGGTTTAATTCTCTAAGTGCATTATACAACAATAATTGCaagcattaaataaatcacCGTGCTAAGGCGATATTTATCAACGACAGCTAGGTCAGCGAGACGAGTGCTAATAAATGGTAGCTTGTTCCACAAGATTGATAGAAGTGTTAAGATAGTTTGATTTGTAACTCAGTCTAGAGGTCCCTTAAAGGATATGTAATGTTTGTATAATGTTTCATAATTTACATAGCGATTTAAATAATGCTAAAAGCTAGTTGAAGTAGACTGTGAGTTGCACCACTTAATTTTAACGATAACCAATAAAATTCATGACCAGCCGTCAAACTGCCGTCCATTGGCCAAAAACTGAAAATGCTTCAGTTATCGTCATAGATAAATGGTGCAACACACCGTGCAGACTATAGTTGTTGTAACGTCTCTCTTAGTATCATTAACATTATGAAGTCTTCAAAAGCACTAAATAGATAAGTACATTCCCTACTTAGAACAACTACATACTATGGAATAGAACAATGAATCACTGTCGGATGTACCCAATTGtttaaatgcaaattaataATTGAATCATAGTGAACTTTCATTCTATTAACGCAACGACACATATTTCGTTTCCTGTGATAGCATTTCGATTCTACACTGTTCgtatttgattaattaatttccgAATGTAGAAAAGACACTAGTTATTCGATACTATATGGTTCtacaatttgaatattttttgaaacaatAAGAAGTATACAAAGTTTCGAATGTTTGGAATTGGTCGCGGGATaccttttatattttagtatttatttattttccattgcCCTTTAATTATGCGATAATCATAGTAGTACTTAAAGAGTgctttatgtaataaaaataaatataatataataatgggTTGCTTCACACGTCAGAACAATATAGGTAAGTAGATGCTcgcacttaaaataataaaatggatataaaatttaaataatgatatcAACAAAGGATTATTTAATACGTAATGAACCGTCAAGCTTATCTATAAGTAGTTCTTTCGAGTTCTACCTTTCTTTTGTCTTATAATGAGCACTGGAAACTATTTCTTTATAACAAACTTCATCTAAATTGATGATAGGAGAGAACTTACCAGGCTTTTCTTTAATGTATTTCGGAAAAATTGCTTCAGGATAAGACATCGCGCTTTTTATAATTAACGATCAAACTTTAACACCACTCTGATAGACGGCCACAACAACATACTTAAATATATGTATGAGAGATGTACTACCCGACCCGCTCCCGGATAAAAAGCACTCTGTACCTGTGTGCCTAAGTTATACTTATCGGTTTAGTAATTTTTCCCTGAAAGCCGGTCAGACAGACTCacgcttttattatattagtatgggTTTCTATGAGAAACACATCCTTATTACTCACcgataaaatacataaagtatATAGGTAATAATGGTGCTACGATTCTAATGATGCCTAGTGATTCAATAAAGATGCATTCTtcagtaggtatataggtatagaGGCATAGTGTTTGTAATGTATTTGCATATGATGAGTGTACTCTTGATTTATTGCTGGCATATCACGAACATATGTTTAATTCATAGAATACGTGTTTTTATTCGAACTGTAACTTACTGTATCCATGGACTTACCTAGTCTGAAGAATATGAATGTTGACTAAACTAAAGGTACCTTATCAATCTGTtttgaaaaaaggtttttttttttttattacagtttgCCGAATTTATTTTAGTCACAGTTTCTAGTTCCGTTCATATGTATCTAGTAACAGCACAtgcatacaaaattaaataaattgcagtCATTATACAGTAAACTTACTtaaccttttattttataccacTATTGTCTTACTGCAGTTAAATAATTACGTTATatcataaatacaataaaagtcTTGTTAATATGGGGTTAATGATATAAACTGCTACCATCTAGTTAGACACTAAGTCTAGCCAGAAAATTcgttgtataataatttaaaaaagtatcaACTACAGCCGCAGTGAAACAAAtctaaaaactactggaccgaaaGCATAAATTGTACAGTGTGCTACGTTATCCCTGACTAACATAGGCGAAACGTTATCCAAGTACTACAGGTAGTTCTATagtatactttatttattacactatGAGAATTCCCTTAGAACGAGGGTGTCACCACACGAAACAGCTACAAACTATCACATGGCATCCGACGCAACCATTGAATTTGTAAATAACTCTAAAGCCCCCAATTAATAAGAAATGTGACGAAGGTTCACTAATTAGGTTATCATTCCCTCTTTAAGGTCAGTGTGACAGCCGTCTGGTGAAGTACCAAACACGTGCGTTTGATAACTAGAGAAAAACAATGTTTCTACAATAAAAGAGCGTAATAGACCACGCATGCGACTGTGTATGGTAGCATAATTAGTTGGTTAAAGCACTAGCCTCTCAAGCACGACTGTGTAGTACAGTTCTTGCCAAACTTATTGGCGGTCCGTAACTAAATTCCGAGCACAAGTACGCCCAAAGTACGCCATATGTTCCATACCGCTCCCTCGTCTCCGCCAACTTCTGATACCTTTTTTTGGTGCGAAATCATCATCAAATGACCagtcccgctgtgggtgcagtgtgaAGGAGTATGGTGAGagcagactcttactgactaaaccccaccatgttccttcttgagcccttcATTTGCGCCCTTCatgccgcggtaactctttcgaacaatctcgtaGACTCACCATACCCAAAAGTCGTTTCTGCGTTGCCTTTAACCTACTTTTTGGTCTTAAAGACTTTACCGTTATAAAGTCTTCATTATCGGCTGAACATACAATAACAATGTCTTAAGAATAGCCGAAACGTGACTATAGTAAAGACTTTCTAGTCTAGTATCGCTACTACTACTATATAGTactagtcatttgttttttaatggcGTTGTcgttttttttctctttcaaactttgtcaacttaacGGGATTGTGAACTGCCTACAAAGATATTGTAGGTATCTCAAAAATCTCTACGTAACATACCTATTATTCTTTTTATATAACATATTGTACTCAAACCAGAGTAAGGATAGCAATGGCAATGAAataaactattgaactgatGCTTTTACTTATAACTTACCCTTAGGAAACCGGTTTTGGACGGTGTATGTTAAATTCCGAAACTCCAAATCCATCTTGGTTAagctgaaacaataaaaaaaacatcgttaTTTTAGGAGAAAGTTTTTAAGACAAGCATCTAATACGGAACACAGAAGACTAATTTTTCAGCTTGTGAAAGATTTCCTTCCATAGTATCGTTCAGGAATAATTCATTCTCTCGTAAACAAATAAACGTTTAATtcataaacaaaagaataaatcaCTCGCATCCCCTTTTAAATGAAGAATGTTCACTGTAGTAAAAATCGAATGAAAAAACAATGCCGGATCTAGGCGTATACTTCGATCGAGGAAAATGTCAGCAAGGAGTACTTCCTCATAAAAGAAGTTCATTGTCGTTCAATGCACTGAATATATAATTTACGCCATacttaatgtaggtaggtatgtcatTAAACATCATCACACTTGATTCTAGAAGActagaatctatactaatattataaagctgaagagtttgtttgtttgtttgcttaaatacgCTAATCTCAAGACCGATggtccgattagaaaaattctttcagttttacatagcccatttatcggggAAGGTtttaggcttctttttatccggggtcgtgcagaggttcccacgggtcGCAGGTGAAGccgctggtagaagctagtaagtaattaatattgaGTTGTACGTACAAAtagattttacaaaaacaataattgtttattACGATGGACGCCATCATAACTTATGTTTGACTGACGTTTATGGCTTTACTAAGAATAAAACAAGAACCTATAAAATGGTCTTAGAATATAAAAGatctaaaataaatgtaacaggTTTATCTTTACATTTGAATTGCTTTTTTAGTAGTATATTATCTATATTTAGCgtagttaaaatattataaaacctaCTTACTGTTTTCTTTTACTATTCTTTTTAGTACTTAATCGTAATTTTGATGTAAAGAGGTTTCGCCGAAAATGACGATCTACGTAAGTAGGTACAGGTACATACTTTCTTTAAGTAGGCTCGCCTATTCTTAGAAACTAGTGAAAGTAATGTTGGTAAGTGACCATCTACGTAAACCATCAATTTCTTTGTCTTTTTTCGTAACTTCCATGGTTAAGAAATGTTCCTAAATCATGTATCTTTTTGTTCATTTTCTTTACTTAGTTAACTTTCTAGTTCGTATCTTAAAGAATAAGATAGATAGGATGCATTCAATTTTACGATagtgaaatcataaaaatagtGGACTCATAGAAAAAAGGCAATACTAAAACTATTTGTTaagaaacaataacaataatacaaTGCTAATTTGTTCTAGAGTAATCCTACCAAAGTAAGAAAAAGTAAGTTCAATGCCTTATCTAAGGGTTTATGTACACAAaaacttattttgtaatattatttctatCTTTGTAAACacattatacaagctgttgatttgcatccgtgccatattcaaggaggtaattatgctaatgattctcgacccaaatcaataaaaaaattggtacgtaattttttttctttaattttttttcggaattccgtaaatgtcatctagccttatttaaacttggcgcgtatgttactggcattaaacccgtgctgcaccctcacacaaacgcaaacacaaagcatacgcaacgatcactcataaatttcattcataaaatgggattacttcggaaatgtcacgacattacaatgacaaaaaaagcagtgcatattagctatttcccatctactgtaattccaatcgattatttacgtattgtatgtcctcctcctgaactatggcacaaatgcaaatcaacaccttgtataagctTGACCTTAAATATTGACACCTGCCAGaagttagaaataaataatcaggATACTGCCGTCTCTATTTAAGTTAACCTTTTAACTTAAAGTACAAAAACTTTGTATAATTTTGGATAACTCATAAAAACATGGTATATTCCATAACACAGCTTACTTCTAGTACGAGCTCACGGTTTAATTTTATGAACCCGGATAACATCTACATGTCAATTATAAACTAAGCAACAAACTAATGATCATTGCTTCAATGTATTGTTAGTTTAACTATACCCATGTTTTCATTTTCTTAAACAAACTGAATTGAGAGCCTCTTATTTTCTGAATTTGGCAAAAAAGGTTTGCACACAAAATGTGAATAAGTTAGTATTCTTTAAACTCCGCTTCAATTATTTTTGAGAGTAACAAAAAGTTTACAACGCAAATATAGAATGTAAACAAAAGAGCATCGTATTTACGAAATGTAGTTCTACACAAACACTTAATGTGACCCACTTGGCACTCTCCGGAATGTTTTTATAGCCAGTGCAGTCATAAAAAGTACCAGTGTGCGTAAGTACTGGATTAATGAATCAACAGTTTGTGATGCGGGAAACAGGATAAATTGGTAccacaaaaattacaataatatagacATACTGTTCTGATTCAATTGACTATTTCTTAACGtagatatttataatattttattgttaaaattttattttaaactagcttctgccagcggtttcattcGCATCCCGTGTGAACTACTGCTCTGACCTGGACAAAAAGTAGCTATCAAAAACTAAAAGATTTTTCCAAATCAATTTTAGTGAAAATTAATGTTCACGTTTTTGAACATCCGATGTCGATGtaccatgtaaataaatatgttgcgATAATATTTCTTGAAGTTACATAATTAATGtccaaaatgtttatttttgttgttgaatgctatctgtaaaaaaatatctaagtactaggtatttacattttatttacttagactAAAGGTTAGCCCCGATATCCAAAAAAATGTTCTGAACAGATAACATAGAATGCAGTCACATTCATGTATTTTAACTGTAAACTGTTTTGATATTGACAGGTCTATAGTGCTAGCCCGCACTGAAATGTACAGCTACACAGCACTTTTCACATCAGTATCCCAACATAGTTTATTATGACATTTACGACAAAACATACCCATTGTAATGAACAAGTTAATACTTTGAGTTTTtgtaaacaattataaaataaatcttgattatttggatgtttttttattaaacatgaATGAGACCTAGAATTAACATAAAGTCTCGATAAGGCAACCATTaacagattatttattttttaaatccatAATAGACAtgttataaattgcatattgtTTAAACGTTTAAACATgatcagaaaataaaagaacagttaaggacaaaatcaataaatgcacggttgaaatatttttattttttttaatctgccagtacctacctatttatttattttcaaaatgccAAGCATAAGGGTGTTAACCTATTTCAAATAAAGGTTGaaacttacttttattttataaaaacgattttataaaaaaaatatatatacatattttattgattcgACGTATTAAcacaggtacctacctattaattaGATAATTGGTTAGTTTTAATTCTGAAGTTTACGGctgttctaaatttaaaattttgggactctACATGTCATTGAAGATTTTAATTGTAGGTCAATGATCCATTTGCCCATGGAT
This genomic window contains:
- the LOC124634836 gene encoding protein ALP1-like, with amino-acid sequence MASVETTLLTLALVLLLKSKKRKKKRIYWIDPFTSEKRLSGHYHTTFKKLVIHRRWKKFYNCYRMSYSSFQELLLILKPELTRQNTAMRSCISAEERLLITLRYLATGCYFSDIHYDFKCGQTTAGIIVRETVKIIWDKLKNICMPEPTEESHLKTAEGFMKYANFPNLLGAIDGKHIRVIKPQHSGSEYFNYKKYFSIVLLAICDANYRFIDIDVGCYGKAADSTINECSEWTKKIRQGNYNIPNARPISNNGVPIPFTFVGDEGFALSQHLQRPYAGKILPREKRIYNYRLTRARRYIECTFGILSNKFKIFNRPLNVSVDFSVAIVKACCVLHNFIRERDGYNFHNSLSIVGLEDPPEDASLISIGARRSQGQLSGTMIRNMYADYFISDEGAVPWQDSKI